In Anomaloglossus baeobatrachus isolate aAnoBae1 chromosome 3, aAnoBae1.hap1, whole genome shotgun sequence, one genomic interval encodes:
- the LOC142297364 gene encoding serine/threonine-protein kinase SBK1-like: METIIQTVEMQEISESYDIIKELGQGSYGRVLLAQDKLIGQPLAMKLVRKDQTHLETFLRELSFSVTLSNHPDIIRTYPIFIGKRDHYIMTQELAPAGTLHDIIRNQVGIPEDAVKRCAIQISCALDYMHRRGLVHRDLKTDNVLLMDKDCYYIKLSDFGLTQHVGTCVSAMSHIIPYMAPELCDLTDEEFLILSPSIDTWAFGVLLFVILTGYLPWFEALKTDALYQEYTDWKPCSDFTPLPVRWKILSREAMSMLGIFFAHCPCCRHPVHSVSSYVDVPWKTKISAHVSHMADEEEELEINVVDS, from the exons ATGGAGACCATCATCCAAACCGTGGAAATGCAGGAGATTTCTGAAAGCTACGATATCATCAAGGAGCTGGGCCAGGGGTCGTACGGAAGAGTCCTACTGGCACAGGACAAATTAATAG gacaacCACTGGCTATGAAGCTAGTGAGAAAGGACCAAACTCATCTGGAAACCTTTCTGAGGGAGCTGTCTTTTTCAGTCACTCTCTCCAACCACCCTGACATTATTAGGACCTACCCAATCTTTATTGGCAAACGGGATCACTATATAATGACGCAGGAGTTGGCACCAGCGGGCACCTTGCATGATATCATCAGAAATCAG GTTGGAATTCCGGAGGATGCAGTCAAAAGATGCGCGATCCAGATATCCTGTGCTCTCGACTACATGCACAGGAGAGGATTGGTCCACCGGGACTTGAAGACAGACAACGTGCTACTTATGGACAAAGACTGCTATTACATCAAACTGAGCGACTTTGGTTTGACCCAACATGTGGGAACCTGTGTGTCAGCGATGTCACACATTATACCTTACATGGCTCCAGAGTTATGTGACTTGACAGATGAAGAATTTTTAATCTTGAGCCCCAGTATAGACACCTGGGCCTTTGGGGTTCTTCTTTTCGTTATTCTCACTGGATATTTGCCCTGGTTTGAAGCGCTGAAAACGGACGCCTTGTACCAAGAGTACACGGATTGGAAACCATGTTCAGACTTTACTCCACTACCTGTGAGATGGAAGATCTTGTCAAGAGAAGCCATGAGCATGTTGGGGATTTTTTTCGCTCACTGTCCCTGCTGTCGGCATCCAGTGCATTCGGTCTCCAGCTACGTCGATGTTCCTTGGAAAACAAAGATTTCAGCACACGTCAGCCACATGGCAGATGAAGAAGAGGAATTGGAGATAAACGTTGTGGACAGCTAA